One Cricetulus griseus strain 17A/GY chromosome 5, alternate assembly CriGri-PICRH-1.0, whole genome shotgun sequence genomic window carries:
- the LOC100774465 gene encoding LOW QUALITY PROTEIN: ribosomal oxygenase 2-like (The sequence of the model RefSeq protein was modified relative to this genomic sequence to represent the inferred CDS: inserted 2 bases in 1 codon; substituted 1 base at 1 genomic stop codon), which translates to MSKNKEPTGNGEEEDRSVPCKQVKVDVSDSMSALNFDSPTALFESLISPIKIETFFKEFWEQKPLLIQRNDPSLATYYQSLFRLSDMNRICLQGLYCGKDVNVCRCINGKKVLNKSGKVQFLQLRKDFDQKRATIQFHQPQRFKDELWKTQEKLECYFGSLVGSNVYMTPAGSQGLPPHYDDVEVFILQLEGEKKHWHLYSPTVPLAREYSVEPKARIGTPTHDFILKPGDLLYFPRGTIHQANTPSGLAHSTHVTISTYQNNSWGDFLLDSLSRLEFDIAKEDVALRTGIPRQMVMVETPTAALRKLSGFLRTLVNXLEDRKELLSSDMKKDFVMHRLPPYYMESEIDLLEPGIKFPTLDSTVRLQXKDHTVITVGQDENQSDEAPQKVIYIYHSLKNLRQTHMMGKDDEAELHGLRFPLSHLDALKQIWSGSAVPVEDLKLPTDEEKRNLVLSLWTECLLHVV; encoded by the exons ATGTCAAAGAACAAAGAGCCTACAGGAAATGGGGAAGAAGAAGACAGGTCTGTTCCCTGCAAGCAGGTGAAGGTGGATGTATCTGACAGTATGTCTGCATTAAATTTTGACAGCCCCACTGCTCTTTTTGAAAGTTTAATCTCACCCATCAAGATAGAGACTTTTTTCAAGGAATTCTGGGAACAAAAACCCCTTCTCATTCAGAGGAATGACCCTTCACTGGCCACATATTACCAGTCTCTGTTCAGACTCTCAGATATGAATAGGATCTGCCTTCAAGGGCTGTACTGTGGAAAAGATGTGAACGTCTGCCGGTGCATCAATGGAAAGAAGGTTTTAAATAAGAGCGGCAAAGTACAGTTCCTTCAGCTGAGAAAAGATTTtgatcagaagagggcaacaaTTCAGTTTCACCAACCACAAAGATTTAAGGATGAACTTTGGAAGACCCAGGAAAAGCTGGAATGTTACTTTGGCTCCTTAGTCGGCTCAAATGTATACATGACTCCAGCGGGATCTCAGGGCCTTCCTCCCCATTATGATGATGTCGAGGTTTTTATCCTGCAgctggagggagagaagaaacacTGGCACCTCTACTCCCCAACTGTGCCGCTGGCACGTGAGTACAGTGTGGAGCCTAAGGCCCGGATTGGCACACCAACGCATGACTTCATATTGAAGCCTGGTGATTTGTTGTACTTCCCCAGAGGGACCATTCATCAGGCCAATACTCCTTCAGGCCTGGCCCACTCTACTCATGTGACCATTAGCACCTACCAGAACAATTCATGGGGAGATTTCCTTTTGGATTCCCTTTCCAGGCTTGAATTTGACATTGCAAAAGAAGATGTGGCATTGAGGACTGGAATACCCCGGCAGATGGTCATGGTGGAAACCCCAACTGCTGCACTAAGAAAGTTGAGTGGCTTTCTAAGGACCCTTGTAAACTAGCTGGAGGACAGAAAAGAACTCCTTTCATCAGACATGAAGAAGGATTTTGTCATGCATAGGCTCCCCCCTTATTACATGGAAAGTGAAATAGACCTGTTGGAACCAGGTATAAAGTTCCCAACGTTGGATAGCACAGTAAGACTGCA TAAAGACCACACTGTCATCACAGTAGGGCAAGATGAAAATCAGTCTGATGAAGCTCCACAAAAGGTGATTTACATCTATCATTCACTAAAGAAtctgagacagacacacatgatgGGAAAAGATGATGAAGCAGAGCTTCATGGACTTCGCTTTCCTTTATCACATCTGGATGCTCTGAAGCAAATCTGGAGTGGTTCAGCAGTGCCTGTTGAGGACTTGAAACTTCCCACAGATGAAGAAAAGAGGAACCTGGTACTGTCTCTCTGGACAGAGTGTTTACTCCATGTAGTCTAA